The following is a genomic window from Acidimicrobiales bacterium.
CACACCGCAAGCCCTCGGTCGCGACCCACGAGCAGGCCGCCTCCCGCCGTCGCCTGCGCTGCGAATACGGCGGCGCCCGGGTGGTACGCACCGGCGACCGTTTCGCCGTCGACAAGGATCCGTAGGTTGTCGCGGCCGGGAGGCGCCGGCTTGAACTCCACGGACAACCGGCATTGGCCCGATGGGACGCGCCGCTCCGACCCAACACGGGTGGTGTGGCCCATAGACACGAGGCATGTGCACGGCCTGCCGTCGAGTAGGTAGAAAGCCCATCCTTCGTTGAGATCGCCCAAGGCACACACGACACCCGATGGAGGCTTGGCCTCCGAATCGATGTCGGCGACTGCTGTGAAGCCGCCGAACAACCGCGGCATCACGCCTTCGTATACGGGCGAGGTCCCCGGCACATATACCGCCTCGGAAGGCTGCGGGAATTCACCGGGATGCAGCGCCGACAGCGATTTGGGTCCTTCGAAAAGGGGCAGCACCTGGTTGCGCCCGGCCTCCTCCCACCAAATCCGCTCGAGCTGCTCGACCCGATCAGGAAATCGGTCCGCCAGATCGATGGCTTCAGCGAAGTCCGCGTCGAGGTTGAAGAGGAACCACCGATCGGAGTCGAAGTCATCGCTTCCGGTGATGACTTCGCGTTCGCCGAACATTGGGGATACGTAGTCGGTAGTGACCTTCCAACCCTCGTGGTAAAGACCACGTGAGCCGTGCATCTCGAAATACTGCGTACCGCGAGGCGCCGGAGCGTCCGGATCCGCGAAGGTCCCCACCAAGCTGGCGCCATCAACGCGCTGCTGGGTCACTCCATCCACCTCGGCGGGCGTCTCTACCCCGATGAAGTCGAGAACCGTGGGGAAGATGTCGACGGCGTGACAGAACTGGGAGCGCACCGAGCCCGCATCGTGCTCCGGGCCGCTACGACCGGGAAGCCGCGGCAAACGCGCTATCAGAGGTGTGCGGACCCCGCCAAGCCAGGCGTAGCGCTTCCAAAGCTGCAAAGGGGTGTTGCCGGCCCACGCCCAGCCGAAAGGGTAGTGGTTGAACGCGCGGGGACCGCCGATCTCGTCGATCCTGGTGAGCGCCTCATCCACGCTCTCGGGGTTGCCGAGCCAGGCGGCCGGCTCGTTGAGAGTGCCGGTGGCGCTGCCCTCGGCGCTCGCGCCGTTGTCGGACAGCACGAGGACCAGGGTGTTGTCCAGTTCGCCTCGTGCATCGAGAAAATCGAACAGACGCCCGAGGTGCGCGTCGGTGTGGGCGACGAACCCTGCGA
Proteins encoded in this region:
- a CDS encoding arylsulfatase, which codes for MSEADPQFIPYPKAPSGAPNVLVVVLDDVGFAQLGCFGSTVRTPHIDRLAAEGLRYNRFHVTSICSSTRAALLSGRNHHAVGIGMTMETPLGFPGYTGRLPASAALLPRVLRDNGYSSLAVGKWHLCPRGEYSQSGPMTRWPLGVGFERYYGFLGAETNQWAPELCRDNTLVDPPRSPAKGYHLTEDLVDEAIRMITDQRQATPAKPWFCWLATGAAHAPHQVPPEWSDAYAGAFDAGWEALRDEIFARQKISGVVPDSTVLTERPSWIPAWGELTSGERRLFARYMEVFAGFVAHTDAHLGRLFDFLDARGELDNTLVLVLSDNGASAEGSATGTLNEPAAWLGNPESVDEALTRIDEIGGPRAFNHYPFGWAWAGNTPLQLWKRYAWLGGVRTPLIARLPRLPGRSGPEHDAGSVRSQFCHAVDIFPTVLDFIGVETPAEVDGVTQQRVDGASLVGTFADPDAPAPRGTQYFEMHGSRGLYHEGWKVTTDYVSPMFGEREVITGSDDFDSDRWFLFNLDADFAEAIDLADRFPDRVEQLERIWWEEAGRNQVLPLFEGPKSLSALHPGEFPQPSEAVYVPGTSPVYEGVMPRLFGGFTAVADIDSEAKPPSGVVCALGDLNEGWAFYLLDGRPCTCLVSMGHTTRVGSERRVPSGQCRLSVEFKPAPPGRDNLRILVDGETVAGAYHPGAAVFAAQATAGGGLLVGRDRGLAVCDDYEPPFPFDATLRRLIIRSGAPDARRDPEETARVSVASD